The Etheostoma spectabile isolate EspeVRDwgs_2016 chromosome 24, UIUC_Espe_1.0, whole genome shotgun sequence genome contains a region encoding:
- the gpbar1 gene encoding G-protein coupled bile acid receptor 1, translating to MMDWNDSHALLSGEQLIFAITIPLSTSIILANLVIILGIAWNRQLHNTTNYFFLSLLVADMCTGVALPFIPLMGLNRALSSSSCLVAHVFPNFLFLAFLFNLVMVHYERYICIVDPLCYNNLWMHRSFPLALLVVWAPPLLYASLPAFGWNNWTGPDWNGCCASSPDITLLPNCSTNKTMCCSYRRVFPNAFIYLEVYGLVLPAILTIAGMVGHVLWITRGQLKDICRLHRSVERGSQASEREQRLNMRYTRCLVAVSLTFLACWVPYLIYMHACIAFLISDTKRSSTTHIVLSCTGIGSMAVVPLVLGLANRQYTEPAFKLLQKLRDRWRRRTQGSEEVAV from the coding sequence ATGATGGACTGGAACGACTCACATGCTCTGCTCTCTGGGGAGCAGCTCATCTTTGCCATCACCATACCGCTGTCGACCTCCATCATCTTGGCCAACCTGGTCATCATCTTGGGCATCGCCTGGAACCGCCAGCTCCACAACACAACCAACTACTTCTTCCTCAGCCTGTTGGTGGCAGACATGTGCACCGGCGTGGCGCTGCCTTTCATACCATTAATGGGCCTGAACCGGGCGTTGAGTTCCAGTTCCTGCCTGGTGGCTCACGTTTTCCCAAACTTCCTCTTCCTGGCGTTCCTTTTCAACCTGGTGATGGTCCACTATGAGCGCTACATTTGCATCGTCGACCCCCTGTGTTACAACAACCTGTGGATGCATCGCAGCTTTCCTCTGGCGTTGCTCGTGGTTTGGGCTCCACCACTCCTGTACGCATCCCTACCTGCTTTTGGTTGGAATAACTGGACGGGGCCCGATTGGAACGGATGTTGTGCAAGTAGCCCGGACATAACGCTTCTTCCAAACTGTTCGACAAACAAAACCATGTGCTGCTCGTACAGGCGAGTGTTCCCCAACGCTTTCATCTACTTGGAGGTGTACGGGCTCGTCTTACCTGCTATTCTCACCATCGCCGGCATGGTGGGCCACGTTTTGTGGATTACCCGTGGCCAGCTGAAAGACATTTGTCGCCTTCATCGTTCAGTGGAGCGGGGAAGTCAGGCCTCGGAACGAGAGCAGAGGCTCAACATGCGGTACACTCGCTGCCTGGTGGCGGTGTCGCTAACCTTTCTCGCGTGCTGGGTACCCTACCTCATTTACATGCACGCCTGCATAGCCTTCTTGATCAGCGACACCAAGAGGAGCTCCACTACTCACATTGTGCTGTCGTGCACCGGTATCGGAAGCATGGCGGTGGTGCCGCTGGTGCTCGGCCTGGCTAACAGGCAGTACACGGAACCGGCGTTCAAACTTCTCCAGAAACTCAGAGACAGATGGAGGCGAAGGACGCAGGGATCAGAGGAGGTGGCAGTCTGA